In the Aromatoleum bremense genome, one interval contains:
- a CDS encoding DUF748 domain-containing protein: MDDLAAKLKRPTQWIVGIVATIGIVGFLVLPPAVRYFGARLLSDSLGRTVTIEKVRINPFALSITASGFDIAEADGQGSAFSFARLYANLEAESLFRGGPVLRELRLERPQAHFVRLDSGRNNWSDVLDRFAAKPPSEQEEKMGEARFSLNNIRVIDGKLLVEDRPVGLEHELSAINIGVPFLSNLPSKVELFVEPDLSALVNGRPLHVAGQSRPFAKDRETALDIVLDSFDFTPYLAYLPFEAAFRVPEGRLTTRLRLAFSQLPEATPKVALTGSVELADLRLEGAKGEPMLNVPALALSLADVQPLVGKWHFGRLEISQPEVDVVRLADGQINFQQIIPRPDPAVAAEQPADSGATTASPDEAAKDAEAKSPPVFMLDEVKISGATVRFEDRTAAAPFRTELKDLVLEAKNVGSAPDAVAEIALDFVTDAGEKSSHRDRLRLNPFELDGRIVAENFQASRYAPYYAAALPGGEIRDGRLDATVGYKVRFGEKETAIDVLAESVVLRQFELALKSQKQPLVKLPRLALQTVAVSPTQRTVTIGAVESKGASFALVKARNGKLDALALFDEPAGPKGQTGGRSASENANAAASEKPWSLALERLALDDWAVRFEDRTQDAPIVLQAIAIKLKADGLSTAKGTATKFELDARVNKRGRAAVNGTVALDPLKGNLRLDLRSVDLLPLQPYVVEQLNIAISRGTVTTRGTLAFESARDGNVKGRFRGNLGIADFSSIDKNHATDFLRWRSLALAEVDVQTAPLAVSIGEVALTDFYTRLILDETGQLNLREIRQQPEAGPAAGETNPAPESSGGTTSVEVPPPATPPPPISIGKILIKQGNIAFSDRFIRPNYDANLTGMEGQLAGLSSDPATLARLDLQGKVDDTAPVTIGGEFNPFREDRYLDIAASVKDFELIGVSPYSSKYVGYGIEKGKLSADLTYKIEDRKLTATNRLFLDQLTFGNRADSPDAPNLPVQLAVSLLKNRAGEINLNLPISGSLDDPQFSIGGLVVKAILNLIGKALTAPFALLGSMFGGGEELSQLDFASGRSSFDAAAQRKLETLAKALTERPALRLEITGQADRASDTAGLKKMILLRMMKAAKLKESVRRGDEAPPLEDVVIDAEEYPKWLERVYRDADFKRPRNAIGLLKNLPEAEMEALMLANIPVDDEALRHLAQERAQSVKNRLLEKGEIAANRVFLLAPKVEPAQDAEGGGRSAVFSLR, translated from the coding sequence GTGGACGATCTTGCAGCGAAGCTGAAGAGGCCTACGCAATGGATCGTGGGTATCGTCGCGACCATCGGGATCGTCGGATTCCTGGTTCTGCCGCCAGCGGTACGTTACTTCGGTGCGCGCCTCCTCAGCGACTCGCTCGGACGCACGGTCACGATCGAGAAGGTGCGCATCAATCCCTTTGCGCTGTCCATCACGGCCAGCGGCTTCGACATCGCCGAAGCGGACGGGCAGGGCAGCGCCTTCTCGTTCGCGAGGCTGTACGCGAATCTCGAAGCCGAATCGCTGTTCCGGGGCGGCCCGGTGCTGCGCGAGTTGCGGCTCGAACGCCCGCAGGCGCATTTCGTGCGGCTCGACTCCGGGCGCAACAACTGGTCCGACGTGCTCGACCGCTTTGCCGCGAAGCCGCCGTCGGAGCAGGAGGAGAAAATGGGCGAGGCGCGCTTCTCGCTCAACAATATCCGCGTCATCGACGGGAAGCTGCTGGTCGAGGATCGTCCGGTCGGGCTCGAGCACGAACTGTCGGCAATCAATATCGGCGTGCCGTTTTTGTCGAACCTGCCGTCGAAAGTCGAGCTGTTCGTCGAGCCGGACCTGTCGGCGCTCGTCAATGGCCGACCTCTGCATGTCGCCGGGCAGTCCCGGCCGTTCGCGAAGGACCGCGAGACCGCGCTCGACATCGTGCTGGACAGTTTCGATTTCACGCCGTATCTCGCCTACCTGCCGTTCGAAGCCGCATTCAGGGTGCCTGAAGGGCGGCTCACGACGCGCTTGCGGCTGGCTTTCTCCCAGCTACCCGAGGCTACACCGAAAGTCGCGCTGACCGGCTCAGTGGAGCTTGCGGACTTGCGGCTGGAGGGAGCGAAAGGGGAGCCGATGCTGAATGTTCCGGCGCTCGCACTGAGCCTCGCCGACGTCCAGCCGCTGGTCGGCAAGTGGCATTTCGGGCGCCTCGAAATCTCGCAGCCCGAGGTCGACGTGGTCCGCCTCGCCGACGGCCAGATCAACTTCCAGCAGATCATTCCCCGTCCGGATCCCGCTGTGGCGGCCGAGCAGCCGGCAGATAGCGGCGCAACGACTGCGTCGCCGGACGAGGCAGCCAAGGATGCCGAGGCGAAGTCGCCTCCCGTATTCATGCTCGACGAGGTGAAGATCTCGGGGGCGACCGTGCGTTTCGAGGACCGCACCGCCGCGGCGCCATTTCGCACCGAGCTGAAGGATCTCGTCCTCGAAGCGAAGAATGTCGGCTCGGCGCCGGACGCCGTTGCCGAGATCGCGCTGGATTTCGTCACCGACGCGGGCGAGAAGAGCAGCCACCGTGATCGCCTGCGCCTGAACCCGTTCGAACTCGATGGCCGGATCGTCGCGGAGAACTTCCAGGCCAGCCGCTATGCGCCGTACTACGCGGCGGCGCTGCCGGGCGGCGAGATCCGTGACGGACGCCTCGACGCGACCGTCGGGTACAAGGTGAGGTTCGGCGAGAAGGAAACGGCGATCGACGTGCTCGCCGAGTCGGTCGTGCTGCGCCAGTTCGAGCTCGCGCTGAAAAGTCAGAAGCAGCCGCTCGTCAAGCTGCCGCGGCTTGCGCTCCAGACAGTCGCGGTGTCGCCGACGCAACGGACGGTGACGATCGGTGCGGTCGAATCGAAGGGCGCATCGTTCGCGCTGGTGAAGGCACGCAACGGCAAGCTGGACGCGCTCGCGCTGTTCGACGAGCCCGCCGGGCCAAAAGGGCAGACCGGCGGGCGTTCGGCGAGCGAGAACGCGAACGCGGCCGCGTCCGAAAAACCGTGGTCGCTCGCGCTCGAACGACTCGCGCTCGACGATTGGGCGGTCCGCTTCGAGGATCGCACCCAGGATGCGCCGATCGTGCTGCAGGCCATCGCGATCAAACTGAAGGCGGACGGACTCAGCACCGCAAAGGGCACCGCGACGAAATTCGAGCTCGATGCGCGCGTCAACAAAAGGGGACGGGCGGCAGTCAATGGAACAGTCGCGCTCGATCCGTTGAAAGGAAACCTTCGTCTCGATCTGCGCAGCGTCGACCTGTTGCCGCTGCAGCCCTACGTCGTCGAACAGCTCAACATCGCCATCTCGCGCGGCACCGTGACCACGCGCGGCACGCTCGCTTTCGAGTCCGCGCGCGACGGCAACGTGAAAGGGCGCTTCCGCGGCAATCTGGGTATCGCGGACTTTTCGTCCATCGACAAGAACCATGCAACCGATTTCCTGCGCTGGCGCAGCCTCGCGCTCGCAGAGGTGGATGTGCAGACCGCGCCGCTGGCGGTTTCGATCGGCGAAGTCGCGCTGACCGATTTCTATACTCGCCTGATCCTCGACGAGACCGGCCAGCTCAATCTGCGCGAAATCCGCCAGCAGCCCGAGGCAGGCCCTGCCGCCGGTGAAACGAACCCTGCGCCGGAATCCTCGGGCGGTACGACGAGCGTCGAAGTTCCGCCTCCGGCGACTCCGCCACCGCCGATCTCGATCGGCAAGATACTGATTAAGCAAGGCAACATCGCGTTCAGCGACCGCTTCATCCGTCCGAACTACGACGCGAACCTGACCGGAATGGAAGGCCAGCTGGCCGGGCTGTCGTCCGACCCGGCAACGCTGGCGCGGCTCGACCTGCAGGGCAAGGTCGATGACACTGCGCCCGTCACGATCGGCGGCGAATTCAATCCGTTCAGGGAGGACCGCTACCTCGATATTGCCGCGTCGGTGAAGGATTTCGAGCTGATCGGCGTCTCGCCCTATTCGAGCAAGTACGTGGGCTACGGGATCGAGAAAGGCAAGCTGTCGGCCGACCTGACCTACAAGATCGAGGACCGCAAGCTGACTGCGACGAACCGGCTGTTCCTTGACCAGCTCACGTTCGGCAACCGTGCGGACAGCCCGGATGCGCCGAATCTGCCGGTGCAGCTCGCCGTGTCGCTGCTCAAGAACCGGGCCGGCGAGATCAACCTCAACCTGCCGATCAGCGGTTCGCTCGACGACCCCCAGTTCAGCATCGGCGGTCTCGTCGTCAAGGCGATTCTGAACCTGATCGGCAAGGCCCTCACTGCACCCTTCGCGTTGCTCGGATCGATGTTCGGTGGCGGGGAAGAGCTGTCGCAGCTCGATTTCGCGTCCGGGCGCAGCAGCTTCGATGCTGCGGCGCAACGGAAGCTCGAGACGTTGGCGAAGGCGCTGACCGAGCGGCCGGCGCTGCGGCTCGAAATCACCGGCCAGGCTGATCGCGCCAGCGACACGGCGGGGCTGAAGAAAATGATCCTGTTGCGAATGATGAAAGCGGCGAAGCTCAAGGAATCGGTCCGGCGCGGTGACGAGGCACCTCCGCTCGAAGACGTCGTCATCGACGCGGAGGAGTATCCGAAATGGCTCGAGCGCGTGTATCGGGACGCGGATTTCAAGCGGCCGCGCAACGCGATCGGTCTGCTCAAGAATCTGCCGGAAGCCGAGATGGAAGCGCTGATGCTCGCCAATATCCCGGTCGATGACGAGGCGCTGCGCCACCTCGCGCAGGAGCGGGCGCAGTCGGTCAAGAATCGCCTGCTCGAAAAAGGCGAGATCGCTGCGAACCGGGTCTTCCTGCTGGCGCCGAAAGTCGAACCGGCGCAGGACGCGGAGGGCGGCGGGCGCAGCGCGGTTTTCTCGCTGCGCTGA